From the genome of Streptomyces spinoverrucosus:
TGAGGTCCTCGGTGCGGGCGACGTGCTCCACGGCTTCGGTGAGTTTGTCGACGGGGCGAAGACCAGCGCGGGCCACTGCCAGACCGGCGGCTCCGGCCCCCACGACTCCGATGCCGGAGACGATCAGGAGCAGCAGGGCGAGCTCGTTGAGGGTGCGCTGAGTGCCCTTCAGGGAGATACCGAGGACCAGCGCGGAGTCCTCGGCGACGTACTGTTCGCCGGGCCCGAGCTTGACCACGAGCGCCGTGGTCAGCACCCGCACCGACGCGCCGTCGCTGTCCTTGCCGGTGCGCAGCGTGAACTCCCGCTCCTGCGGGGCCTCGGCCACGGCCGTGTCGCTGTCGGTGACCGCGACCGTGCCCGCGGAACCGGCGAACGGACAGGCCTCGCCGTCCGCCCGCACGATCTGGACGTAGCTGTCGGACCGGGGCCCGAGCGGGCCGGTGGCCGGCGACTGGCCGCAGGCGCCGAGGGCCGCCGCGACGTCGATGCGCGACACGGAACCGATGGACGACTGCAGATCGTTGTCGATCTCGTCGTACAGCTTGTCCCGCACCACGAACCAGCAGCTCACCGAGACCGCCGCCACCGCGAACGCCACCGCCGCCGCCACCAGCAGCGACAGTCGCGTCCGGATCGGCAGGGTGCGGAAGCGGCGTACTACCTTGTTCACTCCGCGCCGCCCTGCCGCAACACGTACCCCACACCCCGCACCGTGTGGACAAGACGCGGCTCGCCGCCCGCCTCCGTCTTGCGGCGCAGGTACATGACGTACACGTCCAGCGAGTTCGACGACGGCTCGAAGTCGAAGCCCCACACCGCCTTCAGGATCTGCTCCCGGGTGAGCACCTGACGCGGGTGGGCCATGAACATCTCGAGGAGCGTGAACTCCGTGCGCGTCAGCTCCACCGGCCGCCCACCCCGCGTCACCTCCCGCGTCGCGAGATCCATCCGCAGGTCGGCGAAGACCAGCGCCTCGTCCTCCTGCGTCCCGGCCGCCGCCAACGCCGCCGCGTACGAACTGCGCCGCAGCAGGGCGCGGATACGGGCGAACAGCTCGTCCAGTTCGAAGGGCTTGACCAGGTAGTCGTCCGCCCCGGCGTCCAGTCCCGTCACCCGGTCGCCGACCGTGTCGCGGGCCGTGAGCATCAGGATGGGCGTCGTGTCCCCGGCGCCCCGGATGCGGCGCGCGGCGGTCAGGCCGTCCATGCGGGGCATCTGGATGTCGAGGACGACCAGGTCGGGCCGGTACGCGGTCGCCTTCTCCAGGGCGTCCGCGCCGTCGACCGCGACCTCCGTGTCGTACCCCTCGAAGGCGAGGCTGCGCTGGAGTGCTTCGCGCACCGCCGGCTCGTCGTCGACGATGAGGATGCGCTGCGGGTCACGGTCGCCTTCGGCGGGGCTCATGGGCGTTGGATTCCTCGGGTGCGGTGGGACGACAGGGGATGCTCGACGCCTTCAGCCTCGCATGCTTCCCCGCCGCGGCGTGAAGAACAGCGTTGGATGAGATCAGTCGCGCATCGCCGTGAGCCGGTTCAGCGGCACCTTGCGGCGGTGCGGGCGGGCAGCCGTGCCACGCAGGCCCATCATCTGCGGGACCGCAACCTCGGGCGCCCGGGGCGGTGCCGTCGGCGCGTGCAGTTCGTACGCCACGTCGAGGGCCAGGGCGAGGTCGGCCGCGCCGACATCCGTCACCTTGTGCGAAACCTGCTTGATCATGACGTACTCCTAGTCGGTGGAGCCCGCCCGCAACGTGGCAAGGTCGGCCTTGACGGTGTTGATCGGGATCGCGAAGCCGAGGCCCACGCTGCCCGCGTCGGACGACGAGCCCGCCGCCGAGTACATCGCCGAGTTGATCCCGATGATGTTGCCGTTCATGTCGATCAGCGCGCCGCCGGAGTTGCCGGGGTTGAGGGACGCGTCGGTCTGTATCGCCTTGTACGTCGTCGTCGACGACCCGGTGTCGCCGTTGAACTCCTGGCCACCGAACTCGAACGGCCAGCCGCCGCCCGGCCGCTGCTGCTGCTGCTGACCCTCGCCCGTCGACACCGTCACATCGCGGTTCAGCGCCGAGACGATGCCGCTGGTCACCGTCCCGGTCAGCCCCTCGGGTGAGCCGATCGCCACGACCTCGTCACCGACCTGCACGCCGTCGGAGTCACCGAGGGTGGCCGCTGTCAGGCCGGAGGCGTCGTCCAGCTTGATCAGGGCGAGGTCCTTGCCGCTGTCGGTGCCGACGACCTGCGCGCTGTAGGACTTGCCGTCGCTGGTCGTCACCTTGACCTGGGACGCGCCGGAGACCACGTGGTTGTTGGTGATGATCTCGCCGTCGCTGGTGATGATCACGCCCGACCCGGTGGACGAACCGGCGTTCGAGGTGGCGTTGATCTCGACGATGCTCGGGCTGACCGCCTTGGCGACGCCGGCGACCGTGCCCTTCTGGCTGGAGGGCACGACGTTCGTGCTGGTGCTGGAGGAGGCCACCGTGTCGCTGCCGGCCAGCTCCTGGATGCCGTACGCCGTGCCGCCGCCGACGGCCGCGGCGACGATGGCCACGGCGGCCAGCAGCCCGACCGGCCCCGGGGTGCGCTTCTTCCGCGCCGGCGCGGGGGAGACCGGCTCGGTGAGGAGCGCGGTGGGCTGGTGTGCGGGCGGAGGAGGCCACTCGGGGTTCACGGGAGTGGAGGCGTACTGCTGGTTGCCCTGGTACGGGTTCTCGTACTCGCCGCTGGGGCGGAGGCTCTCGGTCATGTCCATGAGCTTGTCGCCCGACCATGAGAGCTCCCTGAGTGCTCCCTGAGAAGCCCGGCAGAACCTCGTATGCCCGATATAAAGACGCTTCTCGCAGGTCGTCGACGTCTCTCAGAGACGCCTCATGGAGCGGTCACTCGCAGCCGCAGGACCGCCGCACCATCAGCCGCGACGGAAACACCTTCAGCCGCTCCCGCCGCGACCCCGCGACCCGCAGTCCGTCGTCGAGGACGAGGTCCACCGCGGCGCGCGCCATCGCCGACCGGTCGGAGGCGATCGTGGTCAGCGGCGGGTCCGCCAGCGCCGCCTCCTTGATGTCGTCGAAGCCGGCCACCGCCAGCTCCCCGGGCACGTCGATCCGCAGCTCGCGGGCCGCGCGCAGCAGACCGATGGCCTGGTCGTCGGTGGAGCAGAAGATCGCGGGCGGACGATCCGGCCCCGACAGCATCTCCAGGGCCACCCGGTAGGCGTCGTAGCGGTTGTACGGCGCCTCGAAGAGCCGTCCCTCGGTGGGCAGCCCGGCCTCGGTCATCGCGCGCCGCCAGCCCTCGACGTGGTCGGAGACCGGGTCACCGACGGCCGGGGTCTCGGCGGTGCCGCCCATACAGGCGACGTACTCGTAGCCGTGTTCCAGCAGATGGCGTACGGCGAGCTGGGCGCCGCCCAGGTCGTCGGTCACGACGGCGACGTCGTCGATGGCCTCGGGGCGCTCGTGGAGGAGGACGACCCGGGCGTCCCAGGCCTCGATCTCGGCGGCGGCCAGGTCGTTCAGCGCGTGGCTGACCAGGATCAGCCCGGAGACCCGCATCCCGAGGAAGGCCCGCAGGTAGTGGACCTCGCGCTCGCCGACGTAGTCGGAGTTGCCGACCAGCACCATCTTTCCGCGCTCGGCCGCCGCCCACTCCACCGCGTGCGCCATCTCACCGAAGAACGGCTGACGGGCGTCCGGGACGATCAGGCCTATGAGGTCGGTGCGCCGGGAGGCCATCGCCTGGGCCACCCGGTCGGGCCGGTAGCCCAGCTCCTTGATGGCGGCGAGGACACGCTCGCGCGTGGCCGGGGCGACCGGCCGGGGTCCGTTGTTGATGACATAGCTGACCACGGCGGTGGAGGTCCCCGCCAGCCGCGCCACATCATCCCGAGTCACCTTGGCCACGCGCGGAGTCTACGCGGATGGACCAGCTCTGGGCAGGGCGTACGGCGTCTTGTGCGTACCCATGCACAAGACGGCGCACCCCCTGACGGGCGCCCGTGCGCCGGTTACGCGTCGGCCCGGGCCTCGGCGGCGCTCAACGGCGCCGTCTCGTCCGCATCCTCCGGCTTTGGCCGGGCGGCCTTGGCCTTGGCCTCGTCCGCGGCGCGGTCCACCTTCTCCGGCGTAACGAATCGATAACCGACGTTCCGGACGGTCCCGATCAGCGACTCGTGCTCGGGTCCGAGCTTGGCGCGCAGTCGTCGTACGTGGACGTCGACCGTACGGGTGCCGCCGAAGTAGTCGTAGCCCCAGACCTCCTGGAGCAGCTGGGCGCGGGTGAAGACGCGGCCCGGGTGCTGTGCCAGGTACTTCAGGAGCTCGAACTCCTTGAAGGTGAGGTCGAGGACGCGCCCCTTGAGCTTGGCGCTGTAGGTGGCCTCGTCCACGGACAGGTCGCCGTTGCGGATCTCCATGGGGGAATCGTCGTTGACGATCTGCTGCCGGCCCATGGCGAGGCGGAGGCGTGCCTCGACTTCGGCGGGGCCGGCGGTGTCGAGGAGTACGTCGTCGATGCCCCAGTCGGCGGTGACGGCGGCGAGGCCGCCCTCGGTCACCACGAGGATGAGGGGACAGCCGGGGCCGGTGGAGCGCAGCAGCTGGCAGAGGCTGCGCACCTGGGGGAGGTCACGCCGGCCGTCGACGAGGATGACGTCGGCGCCCGGGGTGTCGACGAGGGCGGGTCCTTCCGCCGGAGCCACGCGCACGTTGTGCAGCAGCAGGCCGAGCGCCGGCAGCACTTCCGTCGACGGCTGGAGAGCGTTGGTCAGGAGCAGCAGAGAACTCATACGTCTGGTTCCTCCTCGGTCCCTGCGAGGACGTTTGCGGTACTGCGCTGCGATCCCGGGGCCCGTACACCTGCGGTCACCTGCGGTTTTCCGCCTCGTATACAACGCTTCCGAAAGCACAAAAGGACCCGGGGGCTACGTTGCCCGAGTCCTCTGCCCAGCAGAATAGCCCACATGAGCAACGGTCCGGCAGGCCAAGCGGCACGATCCACCGCCGTTCGTCCGAACTGTGAGACGTCCGGGGCAGGTAGATCCGCACTATTGCGGACGTTTCTGCACACCGCCGACGGTGTGCGGATCGACGCCGTATACGAGCCGGGTGCGGCTGTATACGAAACTTTGACGCCACCTTCCGACCATCCGGCGTTCGTCGTGGCGCACGGCTTCACCGGCGACGCGGACAAGCCGCACGTGCGCCGGGTCGCCGGGGTGTTCGCCCGGTACGGCGCCGTGGTCACGTTCTCCTTCCGGGGCCACGGGGCGTCCGGCGGGCGCTCGACCGTCGGCGACCGTGAGGTGTTCGATCTGGCGGCGGCGGTGGCGTGGGCGCGGGAACAGGGGCACGCGCGCGTGGTGACCGTCGGCTTCTCCATGGGCGGCTCGGTGGTGCTCCGGCACGCCGCGCTGCACGGCCGGCAGACCGAGGCGGTGGTGTCGGTGAGCGCCCCGGCCCGCTGGTACTACCGGGGTACGGCCCCCATGCGCCGCGTCCACTGGCTGGTGACCCGCCCCGAGGGTCGCCTGCTCGGCCGCTACGGCCTGCGCACCCGCATCCACCACCGGGGCTGGAACCCCGTGCCGCTCTCGCCGGTCGAGGCGGTCCCCCGGATCGCGCCGACGCCGCTGCTGATCGTCCACGGCGACCGCGACGGCTACTTCCCCGTCGACCACCCCCACATGCTGGCCGCGGCCGCCGGTGACCACGGCGAACTCTGGCTGGAGCCCGGCATGGGCCACGCCGAGCACGCCGCGACCGACGAGCTCCTGGCCCGGATCGGGGACTGGGCTGTCGGTGCGGCGGGCTAGCCTGGCGGTATTCACAGCCAGGCCGATTGACTCGAGGACGAGATGGCAAAGGTCACGGTGCGCTACTGGGCGGCCGCGAAGGCCGCGGCGGGAATCGCCGAGGAGCCCTTCGACGCGGACACGCTCGCCGAGGCGCTCGCCGCCGTGCGCGAGCGACACCCCGGCGAACTGGTGCGCGTCCTGCAGCGATGCTCGTTCCTCGTCGACGGTGACCCCGTGGGCACCCGCGGGCATGAGACGGTACGGCTGGCCGAGGGCGGCACGGTCGAGGTGCTCCCGCCGTTCGCAGGAGGGTGACCACACCGATGAGCAACCAGCCGTACGAGGGCGCGTACGACGGCGGGTACGACCCGTACCAGCAGGGACAGCCTCCGTACCAGCAGGGGCAGCCTCCGCACCAACAGGGACAGTCCCAGTACCGGCAGGGGCAGCCCCAGTACCAGCAGGGCCGGCCCCAGTACCAGCAGGCCCCGCCGTACCAGGCGGGGCAGCCTCAGTACCAGCAGGCCCAGTACCAGCAGCCGCACGCCGCCGCCCAGTACACCCAGCAGTGGGAGGGCCAGACCTGGGACACGCAGGGCCGGCCGACCCCGGCGTACGTCCCGCAGCAGCCCCCGGAGAGCGGGCAGTGGGCGCAGCAGCCGAACGAGCGGCCCCAGCAGGCCCCCGAGGCCCCGGCCGCCCCGGAGGCGCCGCTCACGGCCGCTCAGCGGGCCCGGCTCGAAGGGCGGTCGCCGATCATCGAGCCCGGGCTGCGGCCCGCCGCGCTCACCGCGGTGCTCGGCCTGCTGCTGGCCGGTGGCGCGGCGCTCGGCTCGTACGCCCTGCTCGTCCCGCTGGTCCTGCTCCAGGCCGTCACGGCCGCGGGCTGGTTCCGGCTGAACGGGATGTGGCCGGCCCGGCAGGGCATCGCGCTGGCGTTCGCGGGGGCGCTGACCGCCGACGTGGCGCTGCTGGTCGCGGGCCGTGAGCAGGCGCCCGCGGCGATCCTCGGCACGCTCGGGGTGTGGGTGCTGCTGACCCTCGTGCTGCAACTGCGCTCGCACGCCGACCCCGATACGCGGATGTACGGCCTGATGGCGACCGTCGTCTCGGCCGCGCTGGCCGTCGTCGCGACCGGCTATCTGGCCGCCGAGCCGGACGCGGTCACCGTCGGCGCCGCCGCCGTGGCCGTGGCGGTCCTCGCCCGTGCGCTGCCGCTGCCCACGCCGGCCTCGGTGGTCGTCGCGCTGCTCGCGGCGGCCGGAGCGGGCATCGCGGTGGGCGGGATCACCGGCGTGGGGAACGGGGGCGCGCTGCTCGGCGCGGCCGCCGGGGTGTGCGCGCTGATCGGGCACCGGGTGGCGAGCTACGACTACCCGTCCCGGTTCGTCCACTTCACGGCCGGTGTGGCCCTGCCGCTGAGCGCTGCGGCGCCGGTGCTGTGGGTGCTGGGGCGCGCGCTGGTCTGACGTACCGCCTGTCACAGGTGATCGACAATTTCCCGGCGGGTGTTCCCTTTGGCGTTACGGTGACCGTCGTCCGTCACTGACCGCCTGGGTGGGGAAACATGCGCTGGCTGCGAGTACTTCTGATCGTCGTCGTGATCCTGGGCGGCCTGTTCGTGGCCGCCGACCGGCTCGCGGTCAACTTCGCCGAGGGCGAGGTCGCGGACCGGCTGCGCACCACCGAGGGCCTGTCGGCCACGCCCGAGGTGTCCATCCACGGCTTCCCGTTCCTCACCCAGGTCGCCGGCGGCACGCTGGACGACGTCGAGGTGGGCATCCAGGACTACGAGGCGGCCGCGGGCGACGGCGAGCAGATCCGGATCGACGACCTGCGGGCGAACATGAAGGGCGTCGAGTTCTCCGGCGACTTCAGCTCCGCCACGGCCGCCTCCGCGACGGGCACGGCGACCATCGCGTACGACGAGCTGCTCAAGGCCGCCAAGTCCGAGCCGACGGAGGTCGCCCCCGGCATCACCGCCCGGGTGGTGAGCCTCTCCGACGGCGGCAACGGCAAGATCGAGGTCGGGCTGGAGATCGAGGCCCCCGTCATCGGCACCAGGGAGATGTCCGTGCTCAGCACGGTGAGCGTCAAGGGTGACACCGTCGAGGTGCGCACCGACTCGCTTCCGGACCTGGCAGGCCTCGACCTCGCCGAGGACTCGGTCCGCGAGATCACCGACTTCCAGCAGGCCATCGACGACCTCCCGGGCGGCGTGAAGCTGGACAAGGTCGAGGCGGCGCCGAACGGGGTGGAGATCTCGGTGCAGGGTTCGAACGTGCAGCTGGCCGGGTAGGACCAGCCCGGACGGCGTCCGCTGTCCGACAGGCGAGACGCCCCGTCCGTACCGCAGATGTGATGGCGTACACAAGCGCCCGGGTGCCGTGTCACGGCGCCCCGGGCGCTTCTTCGTTCTCGCATACTGGACGATCCCGTCTCAGGATGCGACACACCGGTGACACGCCCACCCGACCGTCCCTAAGCTCGACCGCATGAAGCGACAGGCGGATCTCACGAAGCGGCGGGCAGTAGACCTGTGCCGCGTTGCCGCCATGCTCTGTCGCCCCTTCTGAGCGGAAGCCCGACTTCCGCGTTCACTCCCTGCCCTGTTCAGGGCACCCGTGCGCCGCGCCGGTTCCGGCACGCGCGCCCCTTCGCACTCGCACGCCCCGCCGCAACTGCCCCGGAGGAGAAAGAGCATGAGCCGCAGCGACGTCCTGGTCGACGCCGACTGGCTGCAGGAGCACCTGGACGACCCGAGCATCGCCATTGTCGAGGTCGACGAGGACACCACCGCGTACGAGAAGAACCACATCCGTAACGCGATCCGCATCGACTGGACCAAGGACCTGCAGGACCCGGTCCGCCGTGACTTCATCGACCAGGCCGGCTTCGAGAAGCTGCTGTCGGAGAAGGGCATCGCCAACGACACGCTGGTGATCCTCTACGGCGGCAACAACAACTGGTTCGCCTCGTACGCCTACTGGTACTTCAAGCTCTACGGCCACGACAACGTCAAGCTGCTCGACGGCGGCCGCAAGAAGTGGGAGCTGGACGCCCGCGAGCTGGTCGAGGACGTGCCGGAGCGCGCGGCCACCGACTACAAGGCCAAGCCGCAGGACACCTCGATCCGCGCCTTCCGTGACGACGTGGTCGCCGCCATCGGTTCGCAGAACCTGGTCGACGTCCGCTCGCCCGACGAGTTCTCCGGCAAGCTGCTCGCCCCGGCGCACCTGCCGCAGGAGCAGTCGCAGCGTCCGGGTCACGTCCCGTCCGCCCGCAACATCCCGTGGTCGAAGAACGCCAACGACGACGGCACGTTCAAGTCGGACGACGAGCTCAAGGAGCTCTACGCCGAGGAGCAGGTCGACCTCTCCAAGGACACGATCGCCTACTGCCGTATCGGTGAGCGCTCGGCCCTGACCTGGTTCGTCCTGCACGAGCTGCTCGGTGTGGAGAACGTCAAGAACTACGACGGCTCCTGGACCGAGTACGGCTCCCTCGTCGGCGTGCCGATCGAGCTCGGCGCCAACAAGTAACCGACCCGACCGACCTTCCGGTCAGACCCCTTCTGGAGAAAGACATGTGTGGAGCGAAGGCCGGCGGCCCCGACGCCTCGACGATCAAGCCCGGTGAGACCACGATCCAGGGTCAGGTGACCCGCGACGGCGAGCCGGTGACGGGCTACGTCCGTCTGCTGGACTCGACCGGCGAGTTCACGGCGGAGGTGCCGACCTCCGCGACGGGCCAGTTCCGCTTCTACGCGGCCGAGGGCACCTGGACCCTGCGCGCGCTCGTCCCCGGTGGCGCCACCGCCGACCGGACGGTCGTCGCCCAGAAGGGCGGCCTGGCGGAGGTCGCGATCGCGGTCTGACGACCCGGCGCCGAACGGAAGGGCCGCGTCCCGCGGGTTGGACACCTGGGGTGCGGCCCTTCCGCGTGCGCGGACCTACGCTGGAGGTATGTACGCGCGCCGACGGCACGTCTACTTCGCCATGATGGGCACCTGCATCGCGCTGTTCGTCCTGGCCTGGGGAGTCGTACGCCTGTGGTCGACGCCGGTGGCCGTGGGCATGTGCGTGGTCGCCATGGTGATCCCGCCCGTCGCCGCGATGATCGCCAACCGCCGGGGCCCGGAGGACCGCTGGTGGGACGACCCGTCCGGCGATCCCCAGTCCGACGAGTGGTGGGACGAGCTGGACGGCAAGAAGCGCCCCGGCCCCCGGTGACCCCGGTCAGTAGACGAGGGCCTGCGTGTCCTCCGCCAGCGCCTCCTGCACGAACACCTGCGCGCCCGCGATCCGTACGCCCTCGATGACGTCCTTCTCCGTGATGTCGCGGCGGGCCGCGCACTGGGTGCACAGGGTGAGGCGGCCGGCGGTCAGGATCGAGTCGATCAGGTCGGGCAGCGGGGCGGCGTGCGGCAGCTCGAACTCGGCCGCCCGGCCCGGCAGGGCGAACCAGGCGGACTCGCCGGTCAGCCAGACGGAGACGTCCACACCGCTGGCCACGGCCACCGCCGCGACCGTGAACGCCTGCGAACAGCGTTCGGGGGCGTCCGCCCCCGCCGTCACCTTGATCACGAGCTTCTTCGCCATGGCCGAATCGTAATCAACCGCCCGGGAGAGCCGGTTGCCGCCCTGAGGGCGTACCTCACAAAGAGGCCTGTGCCCCGGCCGCGTAAGCTGGGGCACGGCCTTGTGCACCACGACCCCGCTCACCAAGGAGCACCCCCGTGATCCTCTTCTTCGAAATCCTGCTGGTCCTGGTCTGCGTCGGCGTCCTCGCCTTCACCGGTCTGGCCGTGAAGAAGCTGTACCAGGGCCAGCGCTGACCACCCACGCCCATCCACGTACGAGACTTCTGAGCTGCTCATGATCGAGATCCCGTCCGACCTCCACAAGGACCTCGTCCCCCTCGCCTTCCTGCTCGGCAACTGGGCGGGCGCGGGCGTGCACGACTTCCCCGGCGCCGAGAAGTGCAACTTCGGGCAGGAGGTCACCTTCACGCACGACGGCCGGGACTTCCTGGAGTACCACTCCCACACCTGGGTGCTCGACAAGGACGGCAACAAGGTCCGGCCGCTGGAGTCCGAGCACGGCTTCTGGCGCATCGACGCCGACCGCAAGGTCGAGGTCACGATGACCCGCGACGACGGTGTCATCGAGATCTGGTACGGCGAGCTGGCCGACCAGAAGCCGCAGATCGACCTGGTCACGGACGCCGTCGCCCGCACGGCCGCCTCCCGCCCCTACAGCGGCGGCAAGCGGCTGTACGGCTACGTCAAGGGCGACCTGATGTGGGTCGGCGAGAAGCAGACCCCCGAGGTCGAGCTGCGGCCGTACATGTCCGCCCAGCTGAAGAAGGTCGTCACCCCCGAGGACGTCGAGCGCTGGGCGAAGGCCCTGCCGGACGACCTCCCGGACGACGGTATCGCCTTCTTCAAGTGACCTTCTGCTCGTGGCCCTAGACTTTCAGTGTGGTGAGCACCGACTGGAAGAGTGACCTCAGGCAGCGCGGCTACCGGCTGACGCCGCAGCGGCAACTCGTGCTCGAAGCCGTGGACACCCTGGAGCACGCGACCCCCGACGACATCCTCGCCGAAGTGCGCAAGACGGCGTCGGGGGTCAATATCTCGACGGTGTACCGGACGCTGGAGCTTCTGGAGGAGCTCGGGCTGGTCAGCCACGCGCACCTGGGGCACGGGGCACCCACGTACCACCTGGCCGACCGGCACCACCATCTCCACCTCGTCTGCCGCGACTGCACGAGCGTCATCGAGGCGGATGTCTCGGTGGCCGCCGA
Proteins encoded in this window:
- a CDS encoding response regulator transcription factor; the encoded protein is MSPAEGDRDPQRILIVDDEPAVREALQRSLAFEGYDTEVAVDGADALEKATAYRPDLVVLDIQMPRMDGLTAARRIRGAGDTTPILMLTARDTVGDRVTGLDAGADDYLVKPFELDELFARIRALLRRSSYAAALAAAGTQEDEALVFADLRMDLATREVTRGGRPVELTRTEFTLLEMFMAHPRQVLTREQILKAVWGFDFEPSSNSLDVYVMYLRRKTEAGGEPRLVHTVRGVGYVLRQGGAE
- a CDS encoding S1C family serine protease, whose protein sequence is MTESLRPSGEYENPYQGNQQYASTPVNPEWPPPPAHQPTALLTEPVSPAPARKKRTPGPVGLLAAVAIVAAAVGGGTAYGIQELAGSDTVASSSTSTNVVPSSQKGTVAGVAKAVSPSIVEINATSNAGSSTGSGVIITSDGEIITNNHVVSGASQVKVTTSDGKSYSAQVVGTDSGKDLALIKLDDASGLTAATLGDSDGVQVGDEVVAIGSPEGLTGTVTSGIVSALNRDVTVSTGEGQQQQQRPGGGWPFEFGGQEFNGDTGSSTTTYKAIQTDASLNPGNSGGALIDMNGNIIGINSAMYSAAGSSSDAGSVGLGFAIPINTVKADLATLRAGSTD
- a CDS encoding LacI family DNA-binding transcriptional regulator, producing MAKVTRDDVARLAGTSTAVVSYVINNGPRPVAPATRERVLAAIKELGYRPDRVAQAMASRRTDLIGLIVPDARQPFFGEMAHAVEWAAAERGKMVLVGNSDYVGEREVHYLRAFLGMRVSGLILVSHALNDLAAAEIEAWDARVVLLHERPEAIDDVAVVTDDLGGAQLAVRHLLEHGYEYVACMGGTAETPAVGDPVSDHVEGWRRAMTEAGLPTEGRLFEAPYNRYDAYRVALEMLSGPDRPPAIFCSTDDQAIGLLRAARELRIDVPGELAVAGFDDIKEAALADPPLTTIASDRSAMARAAVDLVLDDGLRVAGSRRERLKVFPSRLMVRRSCGCE
- a CDS encoding response regulator transcription factor; this encodes MSSLLLLTNALQPSTEVLPALGLLLHNVRVAPAEGPALVDTPGADVILVDGRRDLPQVRSLCQLLRSTGPGCPLILVVTEGGLAAVTADWGIDDVLLDTAGPAEVEARLRLAMGRQQIVNDDSPMEIRNGDLSVDEATYSAKLKGRVLDLTFKEFELLKYLAQHPGRVFTRAQLLQEVWGYDYFGGTRTVDVHVRRLRAKLGPEHESLIGTVRNVGYRFVTPEKVDRAADEAKAKAARPKPEDADETAPLSAAEARADA
- a CDS encoding alpha/beta hydrolase, with the protein product MSNGPAGQAARSTAVRPNCETSGAGRSALLRTFLHTADGVRIDAVYEPGAAVYETLTPPSDHPAFVVAHGFTGDADKPHVRRVAGVFARYGAVVTFSFRGHGASGGRSTVGDREVFDLAAAVAWAREQGHARVVTVGFSMGGSVVLRHAALHGRQTEAVVSVSAPARWYYRGTAPMRRVHWLVTRPEGRLLGRYGLRTRIHHRGWNPVPLSPVEAVPRIAPTPLLIVHGDRDGYFPVDHPHMLAAAAGDHGELWLEPGMGHAEHAATDELLARIGDWAVGAAG
- a CDS encoding MoaD/ThiS family protein; the protein is MAKVTVRYWAAAKAAAGIAEEPFDADTLAEALAAVRERHPGELVRVLQRCSFLVDGDPVGTRGHETVRLAEGGTVEVLPPFAGG
- a CDS encoding LmeA family phospholipid-binding protein, which translates into the protein MRWLRVLLIVVVILGGLFVAADRLAVNFAEGEVADRLRTTEGLSATPEVSIHGFPFLTQVAGGTLDDVEVGIQDYEAAAGDGEQIRIDDLRANMKGVEFSGDFSSATAASATGTATIAYDELLKAAKSEPTEVAPGITARVVSLSDGGNGKIEVGLEIEAPVIGTREMSVLSTVSVKGDTVEVRTDSLPDLAGLDLAEDSVREITDFQQAIDDLPGGVKLDKVEAAPNGVEISVQGSNVQLAG
- a CDS encoding Ms5788A family Cys-rich leader peptide; its protein translation is MKRQADLTKRRAVDLCRVAAMLCRPF
- a CDS encoding sulfurtransferase — its product is MSRSDVLVDADWLQEHLDDPSIAIVEVDEDTTAYEKNHIRNAIRIDWTKDLQDPVRRDFIDQAGFEKLLSEKGIANDTLVILYGGNNNWFASYAYWYFKLYGHDNVKLLDGGRKKWELDARELVEDVPERAATDYKAKPQDTSIRAFRDDVVAAIGSQNLVDVRSPDEFSGKLLAPAHLPQEQSQRPGHVPSARNIPWSKNANDDGTFKSDDELKELYAEEQVDLSKDTIAYCRIGERSALTWFVLHELLGVENVKNYDGSWTEYGSLVGVPIELGANK
- a CDS encoding DUF1416 domain-containing protein, with the translated sequence MCGAKAGGPDASTIKPGETTIQGQVTRDGEPVTGYVRLLDSTGEFTAEVPTSATGQFRFYAAEGTWTLRALVPGGATADRTVVAQKGGLAEVAIAV
- a CDS encoding DUF3099 domain-containing protein, whose translation is MYARRRHVYFAMMGTCIALFVLAWGVVRLWSTPVAVGMCVVAMVIPPVAAMIANRRGPEDRWWDDPSGDPQSDEWWDELDGKKRPGPR
- a CDS encoding DsrE family protein, producing the protein MAKKLVIKVTAGADAPERCSQAFTVAAVAVASGVDVSVWLTGESAWFALPGRAAEFELPHAAPLPDLIDSILTAGRLTLCTQCAARRDITEKDVIEGVRIAGAQVFVQEALAEDTQALVY
- a CDS encoding FABP family protein, producing the protein MIEIPSDLHKDLVPLAFLLGNWAGAGVHDFPGAEKCNFGQEVTFTHDGRDFLEYHSHTWVLDKDGNKVRPLESEHGFWRIDADRKVEVTMTRDDGVIEIWYGELADQKPQIDLVTDAVARTAASRPYSGGKRLYGYVKGDLMWVGEKQTPEVELRPYMSAQLKKVVTPEDVERWAKALPDDLPDDGIAFFK
- a CDS encoding Fur family transcriptional regulator; this encodes MVSTDWKSDLRQRGYRLTPQRQLVLEAVDTLEHATPDDILAEVRKTASGVNISTVYRTLELLEELGLVSHAHLGHGAPTYHLADRHHHLHLVCRDCTSVIEADVSVAAEFTAKLRETFGFDTDMKHFAIFGRCKDCTAAKSSTAKGSTAKSSTTES